Within the Danaus plexippus chromosome 25, MEX_DaPlex, whole genome shotgun sequence genome, the region gaaatttcattaacattacaataattaataagactGTATAAATGGGTTATTATCTGCAACCCACTGTATGTGACTATATTGTATGATCGAAAAAGGTACAAAATCTTCTCAGATCTGGAAAGAAGTCATTCGCTTGAAGATACCTTAGGCTTTTAAAGTGCTTAGTACTAAATTATTCTGATAAAAGACTTATTGATATAGGTAGCTATGTTGTTAGCCTGCATACATTGTATGTGGGGCTATGCAAGATGCTTAGGAAAGAAAGATTTCTGTTAAAAACACTGTAACTTGACGTAAATGTGTTTgtactaatgagatctaagattttcttgAGTAATCattgaaatagatatattatttttaacaacatactcccgacgtttcggttactttgcagcaaccgtgatcacgggcagacgagatttttatttcgtgTGTTCGTAATCTACAccacattttattgaaatggttGGTTGGCCATATACAGTTTGATGGAATTGTTGGCCACCTTGTGTGTGTGCAATTTTGCTACCGGTCCTTATGAATGCTTGAATTAACATACGCATGCTCATTCAAATCGCAGTAAGggataaaaacaattttttttcaagtataCCATCTAATTAAATTCACACGACATCACAACGAGAAAtgctaaaaacaaaaattcttaCAATTTCATGTGACAAATAGTTGGTGGCCGTCACATTTTTTCTTGCCAGCATGTCTTCCACACTATTGCTCTAGAATCAGTGTCTTTGAGCCCATTTAAGAGTCACATGATGAGCCAGGTGAAGCTTTGAGGCATAACTAACATTTATAGAGGATCTGATAGTGTAGATCCAGGATCTGAAGATCGTTGTCTGTTAGATAAGATATTTGCGGTTTTTCTATAGAGGTCAAACACTACTCAGTACTACGATTCTATTGTTCGGGTCCTCTGAAAAGTTCCATGTTCCACCCTGATGTAACTCGTCAGTGAAATTCTGTGTTTATATTCAATCTTTCGCGTCGTATTTCTtgtcatatacatattgtttttCCAACTATTATAACTGACCAAAAGAATCCAATAGTCCTCGTAGGCTTTATCCAAAATGAATGGATAAAGTCTACGAGTagtaatattgtatttgtcCTTCATAGCTTGTGACTACAGACAGTCCAATAGCGCCACAACACAGTCACACATTACGATTTTATAGTGAATTaagtaatttgatataatcattaattctTCACCTCATGTGTCTTTCGAAATAAGTGATATAATAATCTTGGGAGACATAATATCTGTTCTTGGTGTTTATACAGAATAATTGGAACGGTAAAAATGATCTTtgattaaacaaaaagttattgtttataagCTAGTAAGAAACCAACACGAAGAGTGCTATGATTAATCCATATTATGCTTTCGAACAGAACTTGACGGAATTCAATACAGCTCACAACAGAAGAATATCTATGCTGGGAATATCTACAGATGATGGTAGTGACGTCATAAaggtaacatttatatatattattataatgattatttctttatatttttttattttatttctaatggtgtcataattattatgtgtcgatatttttaatctacatTTTTAGtgattttgtagttttttttttttactaatattttcagttgGTATTACTTTCAGCCAGCAACAGGTACTAAACGGACGCAAGCGATGCCGTTAGGAGTgacaaagaaacaaaaaagaaatgtgtCTTTCAATGAGGAAGTAGATATTATCAACCCTGAGGACATTGACCCCACCATCGGCAGATTCAGGAACTTAGTCAGGTCTACGATTGTACCTAATGCTAATACTCCAAGCAGAAAGTTGAAATTACAGAGTGCAGATGAAAGTAAGTATTTTATGTAGTTAcccagattaaaaaatatatatacatatatgactAATATTATGTCAACAACCATACATTAGATTTaccaaacaatatttattatctatattctaTCTTCCCATTTtagtaaaatcattttaaaatatattttggtttataACTGTAAAACACTAACTTCTCATAGTAGTGTGAAAAAACCTTTACTACATACAACTACAGTTATATGCATATAATTttggacaaaatatataacatatctaTTCTCAGGTCAGCATCATCATTCTCTCAGGCTGCAAGAGATCTGTCGGGGCAATAATTTGTATTCCGACTTACCGGCCCCAAGTTCTCACCTTAGCTTGATTGGAGCTCGGTTAGTGATGTGATATGatcttaacaataaatattacatgtgTTTTATCTGGCAATACCAGTTgcttttttaatctgttatgGAATTATGAATAACTTCCTTTGTGACTAAATGATCTTAGTTTGAAAGTATTAGGTATTATGTTTGTTGCTTACACAAAAACTACTACACGGATTTTGATGTATATCTAATGACCTAGCTTAAAATGATATGTATATTAGGTTTTAACTTATACAGTAATTTCCCGCAATTAACTATGGAAGTTTGtatgaagttttattttgtatgcagTCACACTCCAGATGGCGCTACCAGTTAGTTAGcacatctattttatttaaacataatttagtaatttctTAAATGTGATTGCAATCGCGGGTATAAACAAGTTatgttcatttatataaaacctaaactgtataaagttaattgaatacaaaatttaataacaattataaaaattatttgcttaTTATTTCAGATTGGGTCTAATGTTGCCAAACCCTGCACCAGATGTAGAATTAGAGGGTCCAGAACCCCACCTCAATATAAACCCGCCGTTGCCTAACAGTGgtatgtataaaatagttaatctTAACTATATGAGTGCtttgagttattttaagtaatctcTATAATGTGTTCTTATTAcgactaatattaattaaataaaaaccgttCAGTAATTTTTGGAAGAGAGACAAACATccataatcatatttataaatagtcatCTCTATGACTtttgcaatgttttttttttatattttcttgtggaaattataacaataatattggaGTTATATCCAGTGTCAGGTGTAGTTAAcctatagttttaaattttcacctttatttacttttcattaaagtgcattttaacaataattctgGTAGTGATATTGTCTCTCCCACTATTTTAACCTATATAAACAGTTGCAGAGGAatcagcgccatctagcgAGCCCAAGAGGAAGAAATATGCGAAGGAGGCGTGGCCCGGAAGGAAACCGGCTCTTATACCAAGTGTCTAaacttatacataataatatacgttttaattatattatacgttgctattatataatatgtattgttaaTTCGTTCATGAAACCTcctagaaataattttacatttgaaataaattaaaaaaagagtgatagaagcaaataaataaataatttttccaggtatatattttattaaataaattttaaagtatcaaattaaattaaatatatatttttttgtttttatcatacaaaaacatataaaaagagCATTAAATTacgaatagttttatatatatatacagttgaaggcatgaaaaaat harbors:
- the LOC116775292 gene encoding nuclear inhibitor of protein phosphatase 1, giving the protein MANHYEVPNWAGKPPTGLHLDVLKGDKLIQKLMIDEKKCYLFGRNPQMNDFCIDHASCSRVHAAFVYHKHLNRAFLVDLGSTHGTFIGQMRLEAHKPTQLPIDSNFHFGASTRNYIIRERPTGNSRGIMEDLPNTETEGALLGLPETQTELDNLTEFNTAHNRRISMLGISTDDGSDVIKPATGTKRTQAMPLGVTKKQKRNVSFNEEVDIINPEDIDPTIGRFRNLVRSTIVPNANTPSRKLKLQSADESQHHHSLRLQEICRGNNLYSDLPAPSSHLSLIGARLGLMLPNPAPDVELEGPEPHLNINPPLPNSVAEESAPSSEPKRKKYAKEAWPGRKPALIPSV